One stretch of Corynebacterium imitans DNA includes these proteins:
- a CDS encoding NfeD family protein, whose amino-acid sequence MGALVWFVAAAVLALLELAVGEFTLLMLAAGALTTAGVALGGVPLWAEIATFVVSSAAFWLFLRPYLNKRFRQPQVYDDSPRALVGQRVTVIEAIGPDGGQVRMDGSIWSARCLDPAERIAAGDIVTVADIDGPVAVVWKEH is encoded by the coding sequence GTGGGTGCTTTAGTTTGGTTTGTCGCAGCAGCTGTCCTCGCGCTTTTAGAGCTTGCGGTGGGGGAGTTTACCCTGCTCATGCTCGCTGCCGGCGCGTTGACCACTGCAGGAGTTGCGCTCGGCGGAGTGCCGTTGTGGGCGGAGATCGCCACATTCGTGGTCTCCTCCGCAGCGTTCTGGCTCTTTTTGCGGCCGTACCTGAACAAGCGTTTCCGTCAGCCGCAGGTCTATGACGATTCACCGCGCGCGCTGGTTGGCCAGCGTGTGACAGTGATCGAAGCGATCGGGCCGGATGGCGGGCAGGTGCGGATGGATGGCTCCATCTGGTCAGCGAGGTGCCTCGACCCTGCCGAGCGGATCGCCGCCGGCGACATTGTCACAGTAGCGGATATCGACGGCCCTGTTGCGGTCGTCTGGAAGGAACACTAA
- a CDS encoding DUF6676 family protein has product MIPPEIDMADLEGQLAADGIAFGAENPVNGTVEAAMRDALDAAPSAGQGHTGLVVLEHTPAHVPDLRDVAQDLLLAGDFDTVIVRTPQVALAVSDTLDRASIDAGQRAMVTESDYPQGVTAFVEAADSFHVPWIPLALAAAIVFGVVIGATAWAVRRRM; this is encoded by the coding sequence ATGATTCCACCCGAGATCGACATGGCCGACCTGGAAGGCCAGCTCGCGGCGGATGGCATCGCCTTTGGGGCGGAGAACCCAGTCAATGGGACCGTCGAAGCAGCCATGCGTGACGCTCTGGACGCCGCCCCGAGTGCGGGCCAGGGCCACACGGGGCTCGTCGTTTTAGAGCACACGCCCGCACATGTGCCGGACCTGCGCGACGTGGCCCAGGACCTGTTGCTCGCGGGGGACTTCGACACCGTGATCGTGCGAACGCCCCAGGTAGCGCTGGCTGTCAGTGACACGCTCGACCGCGCATCTATCGATGCCGGGCAGCGCGCGATGGTCACCGAATCCGATTACCCCCAGGGCGTGACCGCCTTTGTTGAGGCTGCCGACAGCTTCCATGTGCCCTGGATTCCGCTCGCGCTCGCCGCGGCGATCGTCTTTGGTGTAGTAATTGGCGCGACTGCGTGGGCAGTTCGGCGACGGATGTAG
- a CDS encoding SPFH domain-containing protein, with protein MGATIVLVVIIALVAALLFASVKLIPQGESAVIERLGRYTRTVSGGLTLLIPYIDSVRARVDTRERVVSFPPQAVITQDNLTVAIDTVVTFQINDPAKAIYGVDNYLVGVEQISTATLRDVVGGMTLEETLTSRETINRRLRGELDAATGKWGLRISRVELKAIDPPPSIQQSMEMQMKADREKRAMILTAEGKRESDIKTAEGEKQARILSAEGEKHAAILSAEAERQAMILRAEGERAAKYLAAQGEARAIQKVNAAVKSSGVTPELLAYQYLEKLPQIADNEAATMWMIPSQFGDSLQQFAQAFAGKGEDGVFRYEPARVDEETKEMAESEDTDSWFDTSTDPELAKALAEARAVANKHVDDPDPTQDSPSSAGLSGASEATQQPREIAAPEQSSSVYAPYPAQEEIKNPEQGAQKPE; from the coding sequence ATGGGCGCAACCATCGTTTTGGTCGTCATCATCGCCCTGGTGGCGGCCTTGCTCTTCGCCTCCGTGAAACTGATTCCGCAAGGGGAGTCCGCCGTGATTGAGCGGCTAGGGCGCTACACCCGTACGGTTTCCGGGGGTCTGACTTTACTCATCCCGTACATTGACTCGGTGCGTGCGCGCGTGGATACGCGTGAGCGCGTCGTGTCTTTCCCGCCCCAGGCGGTGATCACGCAGGACAACCTCACCGTGGCGATTGACACGGTGGTGACGTTCCAGATCAACGACCCTGCGAAGGCTATCTACGGCGTGGACAACTACCTCGTCGGCGTGGAGCAGATCTCCACCGCAACGCTGCGCGACGTGGTCGGCGGCATGACGCTGGAGGAGACCCTGACCTCGCGTGAGACCATCAACCGTCGCCTGCGCGGCGAGTTGGATGCCGCGACGGGTAAGTGGGGCCTGCGCATTAGCCGAGTGGAGCTCAAGGCGATTGATCCGCCGCCGAGCATCCAGCAGTCCATGGAGATGCAGATGAAGGCGGACCGCGAGAAGCGCGCCATGATCCTTACCGCAGAAGGTAAGCGTGAATCTGACATCAAGACTGCAGAGGGTGAGAAGCAGGCACGCATTTTGTCCGCCGAGGGCGAGAAGCACGCCGCGATTTTGAGCGCTGAGGCTGAGCGCCAGGCGATGATCCTGCGCGCCGAGGGTGAACGCGCCGCGAAGTACCTCGCTGCACAGGGTGAGGCCCGCGCGATCCAGAAGGTCAACGCAGCGGTGAAGTCCTCCGGCGTGACCCCGGAGCTTTTGGCCTACCAGTACCTGGAGAAGTTGCCACAGATCGCGGACAACGAGGCGGCCACAATGTGGATGATCCCCTCGCAGTTCGGCGACTCGCTGCAGCAGTTCGCGCAGGCCTTCGCAGGCAAGGGCGAGGATGGTGTGTTCCGCTACGAGCCGGCGCGGGTGGACGAGGAGACCAAGGAGATGGCGGAGTCGGAGGACACGGACTCGTGGTTCGACACTTCGACTGACCCGGAGCTGGCGAAGGCGCTCGCCGAGGCCCGCGCCGTGGCCAACAAGCACGTCGACGACCCGGACCCGACGCAGGATAGCCCAAGTAGCGCTGGCCTTTCCGGTGCGTCGGAGGCCACCCAGCAGCCCCGCGAGATTGCTGCGC
- a CDS encoding DIP1281 family NlpC/P60 protein, with product MVEPSRFTPSSVGGASAAARPTRAGRRFRATLGVVACTTSLSLAAPLVSPVANAAPASMTELAANISQAQANIDRLNLNIGDLQEKVNQALVDLQDSRARAEQARRGAEEAKKRLAASEEAVVEARKALDEVTRSQYRGAGQSKSLDFAVSGDDQKDVLDRSLFLRQRTEERRAKLAEVERARTEAANDEATQREASEHAASTAAEAEAAEAEVRALLDSANTELAQEQSQRDAAQSELDAAQSELDQQRADANGGAESAESGEDAENAATDAPAQPVETAPSQVQAEQTDGSAPAAAPEQQVTADEVPDDVVVRVEQHAAQIDPDVASLSSETVAQALTTAATANGENLQPAPAENVDSGANAAAMSSNLEISDEMITAAAGIIAAAAMVGSSQADHTSLDNPYGGSSNSEVIAAFAGGLGNALGGGAANVSPTSDDYASPEVSDGLASLLPEVGTAESVSDAVSNAVSGSNSGSIETVISRAQAMIGTPYVWGGGDANGPTTGVNGGSVSGFDCSGLVLYAFAGVGISLPHYTGYQYQRGTQVPASEAQRGDLLFWGPGGNQHVAIYLGDGTMIEAPQAGQNVQISPVRYSGMAPMAVRLL from the coding sequence GTGGTAGAACCATCGCGGTTCACGCCATCGTCTGTGGGTGGAGCCTCGGCTGCTGCGCGCCCCACGCGCGCTGGCCGCCGATTCCGCGCCACCCTCGGCGTCGTTGCGTGCACAACATCCCTGTCCTTGGCGGCACCCCTGGTCAGCCCAGTGGCAAACGCTGCTCCGGCGTCGATGACGGAGCTTGCGGCAAACATCTCGCAAGCCCAAGCAAACATTGACCGGCTGAACCTCAACATCGGCGACCTGCAGGAAAAGGTCAACCAGGCGCTGGTAGACCTGCAGGACTCCCGCGCACGTGCAGAGCAGGCTCGCCGCGGCGCGGAGGAGGCAAAGAAGCGTCTCGCAGCCTCCGAAGAAGCTGTCGTGGAGGCGCGTAAAGCGCTTGATGAGGTCACCCGCTCCCAATACCGCGGCGCGGGTCAATCGAAAAGCCTTGACTTTGCCGTAAGTGGCGACGATCAGAAGGACGTGCTCGATCGCTCGCTCTTCCTGCGTCAGCGCACCGAGGAACGTCGCGCGAAGCTCGCCGAAGTTGAGCGCGCCCGCACCGAGGCGGCGAACGACGAGGCGACACAGCGCGAGGCAAGCGAGCACGCCGCGTCGACCGCTGCCGAGGCCGAGGCCGCTGAGGCAGAGGTGCGCGCATTGCTCGATTCGGCCAATACGGAGCTTGCGCAGGAGCAGTCCCAGCGCGATGCCGCTCAGTCGGAGCTCGACGCGGCCCAGTCCGAGCTCGACCAGCAGCGTGCCGACGCCAACGGGGGCGCAGAGTCTGCCGAGTCTGGCGAAGACGCAGAGAACGCTGCGACCGATGCCCCTGCACAACCTGTAGAGACTGCGCCTTCACAGGTGCAGGCCGAGCAGACAGACGGCAGCGCTCCCGCTGCTGCACCAGAGCAGCAGGTCACTGCAGACGAGGTGCCGGACGACGTGGTAGTACGCGTCGAGCAGCACGCGGCGCAGATCGATCCGGACGTGGCGTCGCTGAGCTCGGAGACCGTGGCCCAGGCGTTGACCACCGCGGCAACCGCCAACGGGGAGAACCTGCAGCCGGCGCCGGCGGAAAACGTCGACAGCGGGGCCAACGCTGCGGCGATGTCGAGCAACCTGGAGATCTCTGACGAGATGATTACCGCCGCGGCAGGCATCATTGCCGCCGCTGCGATGGTCGGGTCGAGCCAGGCGGACCACACCAGCCTGGACAACCCCTACGGCGGGTCGAGCAACAGCGAGGTCATCGCGGCCTTCGCCGGCGGCTTGGGCAACGCGCTCGGCGGCGGGGCGGCGAACGTGAGCCCAACGTCCGATGACTACGCCAGCCCGGAGGTCAGTGATGGCCTTGCCTCGCTGCTGCCGGAGGTCGGGACCGCAGAGTCTGTTTCCGACGCGGTGTCCAACGCAGTCTCTGGCTCGAATTCGGGCTCGATCGAGACCGTCATCTCCCGCGCGCAGGCCATGATCGGTACGCCGTACGTGTGGGGCGGCGGCGACGCGAACGGACCGACCACCGGTGTCAATGGCGGCAGCGTTTCCGGGTTCGACTGCTCGGGCCTGGTGCTCTACGCCTTCGCTGGCGTCGGCATCTCGCTTCCGCACTACACCGGCTACCAGTACCAGCGCGGCACCCAGGTGCCCGCGAGCGAGGCGCAGCGCGGCGACCTGCTCTTCTGGGGTCCGGGCGGCAACCAGCACGTGGCGATCTACCTCGGTGATGGCACAATGATCGAGGCCCCGCAGGCGGGCCAGAACGTGCAGATCTCCCCGGTCCGCTACTCCGGCATGGCGCCGATGGCGGTGCGACTCCTCTAG
- a CDS encoding ferrochelatase: protein MKLSDYDALLVLSFGGPEGKDEVLPFLENVTRGRGIPKERLAKVGEHYYHFDGVSPINQQNRTLIANVEAELKSRGIDLPVYFGNRNWHPLAEDTAKQLAADGKHKVLVFATSAWGGYSACRQYDEDIERMREVAPSVNFTKLWQFFGNERFVNQVANELKGAVDRAEGKNFRVLFTAHSVPDAADLASGGPDNPHLYSQQVAEASRLVAERAGVSDYEIVWQSRSGNPATPWLEPDVVDRAEELADTGMEHLICVPIGFITDHMEVVWDLDTELKQACEAKGVSLDRVATVGLTSQFAAMVVDLAEAVARGEEPASLSTVTVQGCTENGAPCRPGCCAPQQRPTGARPQ, encoded by the coding sequence ATGAAGCTTTCTGACTACGATGCACTCCTCGTTCTTTCCTTCGGCGGCCCCGAGGGCAAGGACGAGGTGCTTCCATTTTTGGAGAATGTGACCCGCGGTCGCGGCATCCCCAAGGAGCGCTTGGCCAAGGTTGGCGAGCACTACTACCACTTCGACGGCGTCAGCCCGATCAACCAGCAGAACCGCACGCTGATCGCCAACGTCGAGGCTGAGCTGAAAAGCCGTGGCATTGACCTTCCTGTCTACTTTGGCAACCGGAACTGGCACCCGCTGGCCGAAGACACAGCGAAACAGCTCGCCGCAGACGGCAAGCACAAGGTACTCGTCTTTGCCACCAGCGCCTGGGGTGGCTACTCCGCCTGCCGTCAGTACGACGAAGATATCGAGCGGATGCGCGAGGTCGCGCCGAGCGTGAACTTCACCAAGCTGTGGCAGTTCTTCGGCAACGAACGCTTCGTTAACCAGGTTGCGAACGAGCTCAAGGGCGCAGTCGACCGGGCCGAGGGTAAAAACTTCCGCGTCCTCTTTACCGCCCACAGCGTCCCCGACGCCGCAGACCTTGCCTCGGGTGGGCCCGACAACCCGCATCTCTATTCCCAGCAGGTGGCGGAGGCGTCCCGCCTCGTAGCCGAGCGGGCGGGCGTGAGCGACTACGAGATTGTGTGGCAGTCCCGCTCCGGCAACCCCGCCACCCCGTGGCTGGAACCCGACGTCGTCGACCGCGCTGAGGAGCTCGCAGACACAGGGATGGAGCACCTCATCTGCGTACCGATCGGGTTTATCACCGACCACATGGAGGTGGTCTGGGACCTCGACACCGAGCTCAAGCAGGCATGCGAGGCAAAGGGCGTCAGCCTCGACCGCGTGGCAACCGTGGGGTTGACTTCGCAGTTCGCCGCGATGGTGGTCGATCTCGCCGAAGCAGTTGCGCGGGGCGAGGAGCCGGCTAGCTTATCGACGGTCACCGTCCAGGGCTGCACCGAAAACGGTGCCCCGTGCCGCCCCGGCTGCTGCGCGCCGCAGCAGCGGCCCACCGGGGCGCGACCGCAGTAG
- a CDS encoding DUF3097 domain-containing protein, giving the protein MSFDDRYGGDIFQGHARKKRPVYPEMPAEPGIVVEIVGNDFVGAVVGFERTYDGDFVRLEDRYGTERLFKMLPGAFLVEGQRVTLTRYVPPQETGPKRSNSGSRKVENVRAKVAMPSRIWVEGIHDAAIVEKVWGHDLRVEGVVVEYLEGLDNLPERLKEFQPGPGRRIGVLADHLIEGTKESRLVEHVGEHVLVTGHPYIDIWAAVKPEKLRIPAWPDVPYGEDWKTGVCKRLGWSDPKEGWHRVYNAVETFRDLDSTLIGAVERLVDFVTNPDLSKQDLVP; this is encoded by the coding sequence ATGAGCTTTGATGACCGCTACGGAGGAGACATTTTTCAGGGCCACGCGCGCAAAAAGCGGCCGGTGTACCCGGAGATGCCGGCAGAGCCTGGCATCGTCGTGGAAATCGTGGGCAACGACTTCGTTGGTGCCGTGGTCGGATTCGAGCGCACCTACGACGGCGACTTCGTCCGGCTCGAGGACCGGTACGGTACCGAGCGGCTGTTCAAGATGCTGCCGGGCGCGTTCCTGGTGGAGGGTCAGCGCGTCACCCTGACCAGGTACGTGCCCCCGCAGGAGACTGGCCCGAAGCGTTCCAACTCGGGCTCGCGCAAGGTGGAGAATGTGCGCGCGAAAGTCGCCATGCCCAGCCGGATCTGGGTGGAGGGCATCCACGACGCGGCGATTGTGGAGAAGGTATGGGGCCACGACCTGCGCGTCGAAGGCGTCGTGGTGGAATACCTCGAGGGCCTGGACAACTTGCCGGAGCGGCTCAAGGAGTTTCAGCCGGGCCCCGGACGCCGCATCGGCGTGCTTGCGGACCACCTGATCGAAGGCACCAAGGAGTCGCGGCTGGTTGAGCACGTCGGCGAGCACGTCCTGGTCACTGGGCACCCCTACATCGACATCTGGGCCGCGGTGAAGCCGGAGAAGCTGCGCATTCCCGCATGGCCGGACGTGCCATATGGCGAGGACTGGAAAACCGGAGTGTGCAAGCGCCTCGGGTGGTCGGACCCGAAGGAAGGATGGCATCGCGTGTACAACGCTGTGGAGACGTTCCGGGATTTGGACTCCACGCTGATTGGTGCGGTCGAGCGCTTGGTCGATTTTGTGACCAATCCTGATCTGTCCAAGCAAGACCTTGTACCCTAG
- a CDS encoding glutamine amidotransferase-related protein, which translates to MSKLLFLSLRQGELAQQVARAEYHDVLKATGLSEVDVELQILDRLDEEVGSLETISGIIVGGSSLNITNDEYSPWQRHVHEVLAGVVDSGLPVFFVCFGFSWLVDHLGGTVGHSHPEDSGPTEVVLSDAAHDDPLLRGTAARFTALTGHTENPDEVTLPATLTVLATGPSCPVQIVRYGDNVWATQFHAEMDAEAMHTRMDFFYDYGYFPAEEYARIVADLPNHDVAWANAILRNFAQYCFERSPAHAPRA; encoded by the coding sequence ATGTCCAAGCTGCTTTTCCTCTCCTTGCGCCAGGGCGAACTTGCCCAACAGGTCGCACGTGCCGAATACCACGACGTACTCAAGGCCACGGGCTTAAGCGAGGTAGACGTTGAGCTGCAGATCCTCGACCGGCTCGACGAGGAGGTTGGCTCGCTTGAGACCATCAGCGGCATCATCGTCGGCGGCAGCTCGCTCAACATCACCAACGATGAGTACTCGCCGTGGCAGCGTCATGTCCACGAGGTGCTCGCCGGGGTGGTGGATTCCGGGCTCCCGGTCTTCTTCGTCTGCTTCGGCTTTTCCTGGTTGGTGGATCACCTCGGTGGCACCGTCGGCCATTCCCACCCGGAAGACTCCGGCCCAACCGAGGTAGTGCTTAGCGACGCCGCGCACGACGATCCCCTCCTCCGCGGCACTGCCGCCCGCTTCACCGCGCTGACCGGCCACACCGAGAACCCGGACGAAGTCACACTGCCCGCCACGCTGACCGTGCTGGCCACCGGGCCGAGCTGCCCGGTGCAAATCGTGCGCTACGGCGACAACGTGTGGGCTACTCAGTTCCACGCGGAAATGGACGCGGAAGCGATGCATACGCGCATGGACTTCTTCTACGACTACGGGTACTTCCCCGCTGAAGAGTACGCTCGGATCGTGGCGGATTTGCCGAACCACGATGTGGCCTGGGCGAACGCGATCCTGCGCAACTTCGCCCAGTACTGCTTCGAGCGCAGCCCGGCGCACGCCCCGCGCGCCTAG
- the acnA gene encoding aconitate hydratase AcnA, whose amino-acid sequence MAESKNSFNAKKTLEVGGKSYDYFALDAVDGMKKLPYSLKVLGENLLRTEDGKNVTEDHIKAIANWDPSAEPSIEIQFTPARVLMQDFTGVPCVVDLATMREAVSDLGGSPDQVNPLNPAEMVIDHSVIIEAFGSTAALDKNVEIEYQRNEERYQFLRWGAENFSNFRVVPPGTGIVHQVNIEYLSRVVFDNEGLAYPDTCIGTDSHTTMENGLGILGWGVGGIEAEAAMLGQPVSMLIPRVVGFKLTGEIPVGVTATDVVLTITEMLREHGVVQKFVEFYGNGVKQIPLANRATIGNMSPEFGSTCAIFPIDEETINYLHLTGRSQEDIDRVEAYAKAQGMWLEQDAEEAEYSEYLELDLSTVVPSIAGPKRPQDRILLADAKETFRKQLPDYNTAGNETSEPVRAEKTESVDYNQSWPGNGETAAAGAEGRASKPVIVESPQGGEYTLDHGMVAIAAITSCTNTSNPSVMVGAALLARKAAEKGLHAKPWVKTIMAPGSQVVDGYYERGDLWKDLEAVGFYLTGFGCASCIGNSGPLPNEVSEAINEYDLTATAVLSGNRNFEGRISPDVKMNYLASPLLVIAYSIAGTMDFDFDAQPLGQDADGNDVFLKDVWPSTEEIESTISGIISREMYEADYADVFKGDEQWQNLDIPKGKTFDWNEDSTYIRKAPYFDGMPEEPEAVEDITGARVLAKLGDSVTTDHISPASSIKPGTPAANYLDEHGVARHDYNSFGSRRGNHEVMVRGTFANIRLRNELVDEQGGYTRDFTQEGAPQAYIYDAAMNYAEKNIPLVVIAGKEYGTGSSRDWAAKGTNLLGVKAVIAESFERIHRSNLIGMGVLPLQFPEGESHGSLGLDGTETFELTGITAFNEGDTIPKTVHVVATKDGGEEVEFDAVVRVDTPGEAEYFRHGGILQYVLRQMVKN is encoded by the coding sequence GTGGCTGAAAGCAAGAACTCCTTCAACGCTAAGAAGACGCTCGAGGTTGGCGGGAAGTCCTACGACTACTTTGCACTCGATGCTGTTGACGGCATGAAGAAGCTGCCCTACTCCCTCAAGGTGCTGGGCGAGAACCTCCTGCGCACCGAGGACGGCAAGAACGTCACCGAAGACCACATCAAGGCAATTGCCAACTGGGATCCGTCGGCAGAGCCGTCGATCGAGATCCAGTTCACCCCGGCCCGCGTCCTCATGCAGGACTTCACCGGTGTGCCCTGTGTGGTCGACCTTGCCACGATGCGTGAGGCAGTCAGCGACCTCGGCGGCAGCCCCGACCAGGTCAACCCGCTGAACCCGGCAGAGATGGTCATTGACCACTCCGTGATCATCGAGGCGTTCGGTTCCACCGCCGCGCTGGATAAGAACGTTGAGATTGAGTACCAGCGCAACGAGGAGCGCTACCAGTTCCTGCGTTGGGGCGCAGAGAACTTCTCCAACTTCCGCGTCGTCCCGCCGGGAACCGGCATTGTCCACCAGGTCAACATCGAGTACCTCTCCCGCGTCGTCTTTGACAACGAGGGCCTGGCATACCCGGACACCTGCATCGGTACCGACTCCCACACCACCATGGAAAACGGCCTGGGCATCCTGGGCTGGGGCGTCGGCGGCATCGAGGCCGAGGCTGCAATGCTCGGCCAGCCGGTCTCCATGCTCATCCCGCGCGTCGTCGGCTTCAAGCTCACCGGTGAGATCCCGGTTGGCGTGACCGCAACCGACGTGGTGCTCACCATCACCGAGATGCTGCGCGAGCACGGCGTCGTGCAGAAGTTCGTCGAGTTCTACGGCAACGGCGTCAAGCAGATCCCGCTGGCAAACCGCGCCACCATCGGCAACATGAGCCCGGAGTTCGGCTCCACCTGTGCGATCTTCCCGATCGACGAGGAGACCATCAACTACCTGCACCTGACCGGCCGCAGCCAGGAGGACATCGACCGCGTCGAGGCATACGCCAAGGCGCAGGGCATGTGGCTGGAGCAGGACGCAGAGGAGGCCGAGTACTCCGAGTACCTCGAGCTCGACCTGTCCACCGTCGTGCCGTCCATCGCTGGCCCGAAGCGCCCGCAGGACCGTATCCTGCTCGCCGATGCGAAGGAAACCTTCCGCAAGCAGCTGCCGGACTACAACACCGCCGGCAACGAGACCTCCGAGCCGGTGCGCGCAGAGAAGACCGAATCTGTGGACTACAACCAGTCCTGGCCGGGCAACGGCGAGACCGCAGCAGCAGGTGCTGAGGGCCGTGCCTCCAAGCCGGTCATCGTCGAGTCTCCGCAGGGCGGCGAGTACACCCTCGACCACGGCATGGTCGCGATTGCCGCAATCACCTCCTGCACCAACACCTCCAACCCGTCCGTCATGGTCGGTGCCGCACTGCTGGCTCGTAAGGCTGCTGAGAAGGGCCTGCACGCCAAGCCGTGGGTCAAGACCATCATGGCTCCGGGTTCCCAGGTCGTCGATGGCTACTACGAGCGCGGCGACCTGTGGAAGGACCTCGAGGCTGTCGGCTTCTACCTCACCGGCTTCGGCTGCGCATCTTGCATTGGTAACTCCGGCCCGCTGCCGAACGAGGTCTCCGAGGCGATCAACGAGTACGACCTGACCGCAACCGCAGTCCTGTCCGGTAACCGCAACTTCGAAGGCCGCATCTCCCCCGATGTGAAGATGAACTACCTGGCCTCCCCGCTGCTGGTTATCGCGTACTCCATCGCCGGCACCATGGACTTCGATTTCGACGCCCAGCCGCTCGGCCAGGACGCCGATGGCAACGACGTCTTCCTGAAGGACGTTTGGCCGTCCACCGAGGAGATCGAGAGCACCATCTCCGGCATCATCTCCCGCGAGATGTACGAAGCCGACTACGCCGACGTTTTCAAGGGCGACGAGCAGTGGCAGAACCTGGACATCCCGAAGGGCAAGACCTTCGACTGGAACGAGGACTCCACCTACATCCGCAAGGCACCGTACTTCGACGGCATGCCGGAGGAGCCGGAGGCAGTCGAGGACATCACCGGTGCACGCGTGCTGGCCAAGCTCGGCGACTCCGTGACCACCGACCACATCTCCCCTGCTTCCTCCATCAAGCCGGGCACCCCGGCGGCGAACTACCTGGATGAGCACGGTGTGGCACGCCACGACTACAACTCGTTCGGTTCCCGTCGTGGTAACCACGAGGTCATGGTTCGCGGTACTTTCGCCAACATCCGTCTGCGCAACGAGCTGGTGGATGAGCAGGGTGGCTACACCCGCGACTTCACCCAGGAGGGCGCACCGCAGGCCTACATCTACGACGCGGCGATGAACTACGCAGAGAAGAACATCCCGCTCGTGGTCATCGCTGGTAAGGAGTACGGCACCGGCTCCTCCCGTGACTGGGCTGCAAAGGGCACCAACCTGCTCGGCGTCAAGGCCGTCATCGCTGAGTCCTTCGAGCGTATCCACCGCTCGAACCTCATCGGCATGGGCGTGCTGCCGCTGCAGTTCCCGGAGGGTGAGTCCCACGGCTCCCTCGGCTTGGACGGCACCGAGACCTTCGAGCTGACCGGCATCACTGCCTTCAATGAAGGCGACACGATCCCGAAGACGGTCCACGTCGTAGCGACGAAGGACGGCGGCGAGGAGGTCGAGTTCGACGCAGTGGTCCGCGTTGACACCCCTGGTGAGGCAGAGTACTTCCGCCACGGCGGCATTCTGCAGTACGTGCTGCGCCAGATGGTCAAGAACTAA
- a CDS encoding NAD(P)H-binding protein, whose amino-acid sequence MTAFSNNEHTTFSAQPERTGRVLVIGAGGNVSRHSVPWLSQQGHEVTGLVRNPAHVESIEQAGAHGLVRDITELSVAQWAELLAQFDVVVWSAGAGGGSAERTWAVDRDAALRLIDALEQLPEPPRFLMVSYTGARFATTEDDGGSWYAYVEAKKAVDLRLMDSDLPQVILGPGMLIDGPVPGFAPITAASDDGADSAHPETSRELVAEVIVELVGREDVSQVPNPFEFENGGVPVRELGR is encoded by the coding sequence ATGACTGCTTTTTCCAACAACGAACACACAACTTTTAGCGCACAGCCGGAACGTACGGGCCGCGTGCTCGTCATCGGTGCGGGCGGCAATGTCAGCCGCCACTCGGTGCCGTGGCTTTCCCAGCAGGGACACGAGGTCACCGGTCTGGTGCGTAACCCGGCGCACGTCGAGAGCATCGAGCAGGCGGGCGCGCACGGCCTGGTCCGCGACATTACGGAGCTTTCCGTCGCGCAGTGGGCTGAGCTACTTGCGCAGTTCGATGTCGTGGTGTGGTCCGCTGGCGCGGGCGGCGGTTCTGCGGAGCGGACCTGGGCGGTCGATCGGGACGCGGCGCTGCGGCTTATCGACGCGCTCGAGCAGCTCCCCGAGCCACCACGGTTCCTTATGGTCTCCTACACCGGCGCGCGCTTCGCCACCACAGAAGACGATGGTGGCTCCTGGTACGCCTACGTCGAGGCGAAGAAGGCGGTGGATCTGCGCCTGATGGACAGCGACCTGCCGCAGGTCATCCTGGGCCCCGGCATGCTTATCGACGGCCCCGTGCCCGGCTTCGCCCCAATCACGGCCGCAAGCGACGACGGTGCCGATTCGGCGCACCCCGAGACCTCGCGCGAGCTTGTCGCGGAGGTCATCGTTGAGCTCGTCGGGCGCGAGGACGTCTCGCAGGTACCCAACCCCTTCGAGTTTGAAAATGGCGGCGTGCCGGTGCGCGAGCTCGGCCGCTAA
- a CDS encoding TetR/AcrR family transcriptional regulator, producing the protein MPIVSESELTRRRQEIIDSARLCFAHYGFEGATVAKLEQATGKTRGAIFHHFADKEALFLAIASEDAKRQAEVVSNQGLVEVMRDMLYHREKNDWFVTRAEIVRKLRTDPEFEKRWREHQEVLDKAVHERIVSNRATREDVTTDVVQTYLETVFEGFVVKLAAGEPVERLEAMLSLVEQSVRSPFSTK; encoded by the coding sequence ATGCCCATCGTCAGCGAAAGCGAACTCACTCGCCGTCGGCAGGAAATCATCGACTCTGCTCGTCTCTGCTTCGCCCACTACGGGTTCGAAGGCGCCACCGTGGCCAAGCTTGAGCAGGCGACTGGGAAAACACGCGGTGCGATCTTCCACCACTTTGCAGACAAGGAGGCGCTCTTCCTCGCGATCGCAAGCGAGGACGCGAAGCGCCAGGCCGAGGTGGTGAGCAACCAGGGTCTGGTTGAGGTGATGCGCGACATGCTGTACCACCGGGAAAAGAACGACTGGTTTGTCACCCGGGCCGAGATCGTTCGCAAGCTGCGTACCGATCCCGAGTTTGAGAAGCGCTGGCGCGAGCACCAGGAGGTGCTAGACAAAGCTGTTCACGAACGCATCGTGTCCAACCGCGCAACGCGGGAGGACGTGACCACCGACGTGGTGCAGACCTACCTAGAGACGGTCTTTGAAGGATTCGTGGTCAAGCTGGCTGCGGGCGAGCCCGTGGAGCGTCTAGAGGCCATGCTTTCTTTGGTGGAGCAGTCCGTACGGAGCCCGTTTAGCACAAAGTAG